In the genome of Populus nigra chromosome 9, ddPopNigr1.1, whole genome shotgun sequence, one region contains:
- the LOC133702828 gene encoding uncharacterized protein LOC133702828: MKEAPYGAAMNGDWQSMIDYYQEHFEIIDCPVTPSKDTVLHLAVYSKTEKQLKVLLEIMKKRAFSVTEEEFLKTKNKFGNTVLHEATFYGNYEAVIFLVERCPELLSVPNEFGETPLFTAAEFAETEIVEFLITSKPGQCVDDDGLLLTIHRQRTEDNLSILSAAIIGQKFETALLLLELDKSLASLKDKNQISTLQLLAEMPAAFESEFPMGIFERLIYCCLPVKRHHEVKSKVKSWCLAKKRDLESGRGRNSGDLGSVSDRNQRGGLLNYLKIPKVCWLKGIWDQKRKHVFALRFSESLIKEDKSLKGVQTSETQILPPQTSVTMSSLTTKKEIPLFTATRRGIEKIVQQIIKLYPHAIDQRDEMNRSILDVAVMYRQKKIFDFVKQQEIPFARLRRVVDNSNSSLLHHVAEVNQNSGVTKPGPALQLQEELQWFERVKEVIPDHYVPLLNDDGKTARECFEISHKEQLKKAQKWIKETSQSCSTVAALVATVVFAAAYTVPGGSDENGKPNFINSPYFLIFTVSDVVSLASSLTSLVVFLSLLTSPIELQDFHISLPRKLIVGFTFLFFSVITTMLSFGATILILIQSERKLTTLLLSIASFLPVSVFGIMQFRLYVSFMGSTLNILKITWKAHSSSLVPCLPWGKKLPRED; the protein is encoded by the exons ATGAAAGAAGCACCTTATGGAGCAGCCATGAATGGAGACTGGCAAAGCATGATTGACTACTATCAGGAACATTTCGAAATAATCGACTGTCCAGTTACGCCCTCTAAGGATACTGTACTTCATCTAGCTGTGTACAGCAAAACAGAGAAACAACttaaagttttacttgaaatcatgaagaaaagaGCATTTTCTGTAACTGAGGAAGAATTTCTcaagacaaaaaacaaatttggaaATACGGTTCTTCACGAGGCAACCTTCTATGGGAATTATGAAGCTGTAATATTCTTGGTAGAACGTTGTCCAGAGCTGCTTTCGGTTCCAAATGAGTTCGGTGAAACCCCATTGTTTACAGCTGCTGAATTTGCTGAGACAGAAATAGTGGAGTTTTTAATCACATCCAAACCAGGACAATGCGTGGATGATGATGGCCTCCTATTAACAATTCACCGCCAGAGAACGGAAGATAACCTGTCCATCCTTAGCGCTGCTATCATAGGGCAAAAATTTG AAACAGCTTTACTGTTGCTAGAACTGGATAAATCGCTCGCCAGCTTGAAGGACAAAAATCAAATATCTACTCTTCAACTTCTAGCCGAAATGCCAGCTGCTTTTGAGAGTGAATTTCCCATGGGAATATTTGAAAGACTCATCTACTGTT GCCTTCCTGTTAAACGTCACCACGAGGTAAAATCAAAGGTTAAAAGTTGGTGCCTGGCAAAGAAGAGAGATCTTGAGAGCGGTCGGGGGAGGAACTCAGGAGATCTGGGGAGTGTCTCGGATAGGAATCAAAGAGGCGGCCTACTCAACTATTTAAAGATCCCTAAAG TATGTTGGCTAAAAGGAATCTGGGACCAGAAAAGAAAGCATGTCTTTGCTTTGAGATTCTCCGAAAGCCTAATAAAAGAAGATAAGTCATTGAAAGGAGTGCAAACGTCTGAAACCCAAATTCTACCACCACAAACTTCTGTAACGATGTCGTCATTGACTACAAAAAAGGAGATCCCATTGTTTACTGCAACTAGAAGGGGAATAGAAAAGATTGTGCAGCAGATAATAAAACTATATCCTCATGCTATTGACCAGCGTGATGAAATGAATCGGAGCATTTTGGATGTGGCCGTCATGTACCGCCAGAAAAAGATCTTCGATTTTGTGAAGCAACAGGAAATACCGTTTGCTAGACTACGTCGAGTTGTTGATAATAGCAACAGCTCATTGTTGCACCATGTTGCAGAAGTAAACCAAAACAGTGGAGTAACCAAGCCTGGGCCTGCACTACAACTTCAGGAGGAGTTGCAATGGTTTGAG CGAGTAAAAGAGGTAATTCCTGATCATTATGTCCCGCTTCTGAACGACGATGGAAAAACTGCAAGAGAGTGCTTCGAAATTTCGCACAAGGAGCAACTGAAAAAGGCACAAAAATGGATCAAGGAAACATCTCAGTCTTGTTCAACTGTAGCTGCACTTGTTGCTACTGTTGTCTTTGCTGCTGCCTATACTGTGCCCGGAGGTTCCGATGAAAATGGCAAGCCCAACTTCATCAACTCTCCCTATTTTCTGATTTTCACTGTCTCCGATGTTGTCTCCTTAGCAAGCTCTTTGACTTCGCTTgtggtgtttctctctttgtTGACCTCTCCGATTGAGCTACAAGATTTCCACATCTCTCTTCCTCGAAAACTTATTGTTGGCTTCaccttcctcttcttttctgtGATAACGACCATGCTATCCTTTGGGGCAACAATTTTGATACTCATTCAATCAGAGAGGAAGTTGACAACATTACTCCTTTCCATTGCTTCATTCCTTCCTGTCTCAGTATTTGGAATAATGCAATTCCGTCTGTACGTCTCATTTATGGGCTCTACATTAAACATTCTCAAGATAACCTGGAAAGCTCATTCATCGTCTCTTGTCCCTTGCCTACCATGGGGAAAAAAGCTCCCTCGAGAAGATTGA